The genomic window CTCGATGCCAATAATATTAATAATATACTCTATCCTCAGCAAATAACTCTGCTTCGGTGTTCACACATGCGGCATAGGTATGCGGTGACGACATGCATAGCCAGCACCATGCATACATGCATGCACTGATCATAGCCCTATATAAAGGACTCCATATGCCTCATCGCTAACTCATCCACCACAGCTTTGCTGCAACCACCAGTGAAGCACTCTTGATCAACAAACTCTAGCTGATCAGTGCTAGCTAAGCTTGCTACATAGCAAGCCATGGGTTACTCCAAAAACCTAGGGGCTAGCCTGTTTGCCATGCTGCTGCTTGCTCCGGCCGTCCTGGCCTCCGACCCTGACCCTCTCCAAGACTTCTGCGTTGCTGACCTCGACGGCAAGGCGGTCTCTGTGAACGGGCATCCATGCAAGCCCATGTCGGAGGCCGGTGACGACTTCCTCTTCTCGACCAAGCTGGCCAAGGCCGGCAACACGTCCACCCCGAATGGCTCGGCCGTGACGGAGCTCGACGTGGCCGAGTGGCCCGGTACGAACACGCTGGGTGTGTCCATGAACCGTGTGGACTTCGCGCCGGGAGGCACCAACCCGCCGCATGTCCACCC from Triticum aestivum cultivar Chinese Spring chromosome 3B, IWGSC CS RefSeq v2.1, whole genome shotgun sequence includes these protein-coding regions:
- the LOC123070399 gene encoding oxalate oxidase 1; its protein translation is MGYSKNLGASLFAMLLLAPAVLASDPDPLQDFCVADLDGKAVSVNGHPCKPMSEAGDDFLFSTKLAKAGNTSTPNGSAVTELDVAEWPGTNTLGVSMNRVDFAPGGTNPPHVHPRGTEIGMVMKGELLVGILGSLDSGNKLYSRVVRAGETFLIPRGLMHFQFNVGKTEAYMVVSFNSQNPGIVFVPLMLFGSNPPIPTPVLTKALRVEAGVVELLKSKFAGGS